The window AATTGATTATGTCAATTATCCTTCTATAGCTGAGCTTATTTACCCCGATGCAGATGGGATTTTTAGAAAGACATTTGTTATGCCTAACGGGGCTGCAAAGTATAATGAAATTGGGCTGTACACCTCTCCATTGGGCAACTACCAAACTGCTAAGGCATTTTGGGTTAAGTTGGAAAAGGGTAACAAGGCTACAGATTGGACACCAGCCCCCGAAGATGTACAAAACGCAATTGATACCGCAAATGCTCTAGCTAATGCGGCAAACGCAAGTTACGCCAGTTTAACGGCAAGCCTTAAAAGCTTAGCCTATCAAGATGTAGTAGAGCTTGCTAAACTAGGAAGTACTGTTATTGAGGGCGGTAAAGTCAAAACCACATTATTGGATGCCGATTATATCAGGGCTAATGTCATTAACGCGTCTTATGTACAATCGTTAAATGTTGTCGCGACAAATATCCAAGCGACTACCGGATCTATTGGCGGTTGGAATTTGGGATTAGATAGGTTGTTTTCCGGATCTGAAAGCTCGAACTATATCGCGTTGATTTCTGGTAGTTCGCCTGAGTTATACATGAAAAATTCTGATCAAGTCAGTGGAGAGTATAGCAGTTTAAACACAAAGGGCTTGTATGTGATGAGCTCTGGAAACTCATTGCCATCATCTTACGGCTACACTTATGCTGTGGGGGCTTTTAAGCTAAAGAGTGGTTCAGTTGCCAATAGTGCGGCTTTGTATGCTGGAGCGCCAAATGATAGGCTTGCTTTCTATTGTGACGGATCTATGTATGTAAATCGAGATGCTTCTTTTAACGCTTCCATCGTTATCAGCGGTAATGCGTATTTCAATACAGGATTTATAGTTATGGGCAATTTGCCAAATGCGAATGATATGGGGATAATAAATAATGCAAACTCTGGAGGGGTTAGGGTTGTGACAGCAGGTGTTAACGCAGGGAGATTATATAGAGCATAAGATGAAAGTAACGATAAAAGACAGGCTTATTATTCAAGGGGTTTTGATTCCTTTGATGCCAGCAAAAGGGAGTTTTATAGAGATGATTCATATCTCAAACATTAAAGAACAAGCGCAAATAAGTATCGAAGAGGTTAAGAAGTTCAACTTTAGAGATCTTAATAACGGTGAAATCACATGGAATGACTCGCCAGAGTGTGATAAGGTATTGGAGCTTTCTGCGGAGCAAATCGATCTGCTTCAGCTGGCAGTTTATGCTTTAGATGAGCAAAAACTGATCACAATGGATCTCCTTAATACCTGTGAAAAAATATTAAAATTAACAGAAAGTAAATAAACAAAAATCAATTAAAAATGAGAAAGAACGCAAAAACAGTAACAAAAAATTACGACACTGACACGGTTAATGGATGGAAATTAAGTTATGAGTATGAAAGCGAAAACGGTGCAGCTCCGGTTGAGATCCGAGTAACTGGATCAAAGGATGCAGGTAGCGTATTCATTACGAAAACTGGAGCGAACACCTCTTTTAACTTTAACGGTGGCTCTACAGATGTAGCGGTGATCTCAAGTGTTGAGACGGAGATAAGTGAAATATTAGCAGGTTATACAGCAAATCAATAAGATGAATTTAACAAAGAAGCAAATCAGTGATGTAGCGGCAGGGATAGGTGTAGATTATGCTTCCTTGATGGCATTTATGTCGGTTGAGTCTGGCGGTATCGGGTTCGATACTGCTACAGGCAAAATAATTATTCAGTTTGAGCCAGCTTGGTTCAAGAAAAAAGCGCCTTATGCCCCGTCTGGGTTATGGTCGGTTAACAAAGTTGAAAAACAATCTAAAGAGTGGTTAGCCTTTAATGATGCTTATTATAAGAATGCAGATGCAGCAATGGAAAGCACTTCGATTGGTATAGGCCAAATTATGGGCTTTCATTTTAAAAGGTTAGGGTACAAGACTGTAGGGGCTATGTGGGAACACGCGCGCACGGGTGAGTTAGCTCAGCTGGAGCAAATGGCAAAATTTATTGCCACTGATTCGCGATTGCTCAACGCTTTAATGGTTAAGAATTGGCATTTAGTGGCAGTCTATTATAACGGAGGTGGTTATAAAGAACTTGCCGAGAAGTATAACAGAGAGCCATATAATATCAGTATGGAAAAAGCTTATTTAAAATACAAGTAACATAAAATGGCTGAAAGCACACAAATCAAAAGAACGACTAAAAATACAAATACTTTAACCTGGGCTTTAGGAGCGCTGACGAGTATAGCAACATTTTTTGCTGCTTATAATCGTCAGATGTGGAATGATTCGGAGGCTAAAAATGCTGCTAATGTTTTGTATTATCAAAAGCAGCTGTCTATAATGGATGAGAAGCTGGAGCAAAAGGATAGGGCTTTAGATAGTGTGCAGGGATTAATGTTGAAGCGAGCAGATAACTCTTTTGAGGAATGGAAAAG is drawn from Pedobacter sp. HDW13 and contains these coding sequences:
- a CDS encoding N-acetylmuramidase domain-containing protein, which encodes MNLTKKQISDVAAGIGVDYASLMAFMSVESGGIGFDTATGKIIIQFEPAWFKKKAPYAPSGLWSVNKVEKQSKEWLAFNDAYYKNADAAMESTSIGIGQIMGFHFKRLGYKTVGAMWEHARTGELAQLEQMAKFIATDSRLLNALMVKNWHLVAVYYNGGGYKELAEKYNREPYNISMEKAYLKYK